GGCAGCCGCAATTATTATAATGCCAAAGATTATGCCAAGAACATCCATCGCGTATGCAATCCCATCAAAGTTCCATCTAGGCATATGCCCCTCCATTTCATGCATCATACGACTCCAACCAGTAGGCCACCACCAACTCCACCAAAGACACATAATGACGCTACCTAAAGCTATGAATATGCCAGATAGGAGCGAAAGAAGGAAAGCTGCCATAGGCTTTTGATACGAACCTATCAAGAGGAGAGGAAGAGAGATATATAAATATTCGGATAAGAAGAATGGGGCCCGTAGCTCAGCTTGGATGGAGAGGATGTTTACCCCGGAGCGGCGGCCTTCGGCTTCCTTAAGATGAGGATAGCCGTAGGTCGTGGGTTCAAATCCCACCGGGCCCGCCAACTGCGGTTGAGTGGTTTTTAATATCCTATCCTTCGAACCGTAAATGTTATCTTCTTTAACGAGGTCGAAGAATATGCCTATATGTGCCGTTTCAAGCCTTACGTGCCGATAGACTTAGTTTATGGTGATGGATATTTAGTGTCGATTTTAGCCTGTATAATATGCAGCTCATAAATGTTCGTGGTTAATGCTTCGGGAATCCTCCATACTTCTCCCTCAGTACTCTATGTAGGATCTTCCAGCCACACATTTTAGGGAGGTTGTCAAGGAAGATTACGGCTTTAGGAATCTTGTAGCTAGCGAGTTTTTCTTCGCAAAACTTTATTATCTCCTCCTCGGTAGCTTCCTCGCCGGGTTTAAGTACTACTGCGGCTACGGGTATTTCTCCGCGTTTTTCATCGTAACGCGCGAACACTGCTGCTTCAGATACTTTAGGATGCTTTACGAGTACGTTTTCAACCTCGGCTGGGTAGATCTTCCAGCCCGACATGATGATCATATCCTTCTTCCTCCCGGTTACGTAGAGAATGCCGTCTTCATCTAAGTACCCGGTATCACCAGTGAGGAACCATCCATCGGGTAGGAAAACCTCCGCGGTTTCCCTAGGCCTTTTCCAGTAGCCTTTAGCTACGCCAGGCCCTCGAAGGGCTATTTCACCTATTTGGTTAGGTGGTAACTCCTTGGATGGATCAGCTTCATCCACGACCTTCACTTCACAATATCCTACCGGGGCCCCTACGCTTAGGTATCCTTTTGATAGGTGTGAAAAACCTACGGGTACGGCTGGTGCCGTTCCGATAACCACGGTTTCCGAGAGCCCGTAGGCGTTAACCACCTCTATGTGAGGGTATCGTTTAACGAACTTCTCCCATACTTCTTGAGGTGTTGGAGCCCCTCCGGTAATGATTCGCTTAGCGCTTTTTAGGTATTCCTCGGATCCCGGTGGAGCGTTAACGAGGGCGTGGAGCACTGGTGGCATCCCTGAAAGTATAGTTGCTTTGTACTCCCTGGCTAGCTTAAGGTACTTGTTAAGCTCGTAGCGCTCCATAATTACGAAGGTGGCCCCGTACCTTAACGCCGTTATGCCCCAGCTAACACCAACGTGGAAGTGAGGGTAGAAACCTAGATATACGTCGTCCTCGTTAAGCCTTAACGCCCAACGCTCAGCTTCAACGGCTGCCATCCAGTTACCATGGGTTAGCATAGCCCCCTTAGGAAAACCTGTGGTTCCAGCGGTATACTGTATTTGGCATAGGTCCTCGATTGAGCAATTTTCAGGTTTAAGCATCGCTTTTCCTTCCTTCATTAACTCGCTCCACGAATAAGCTTCCTTAACTCCTCCCTCGATGATGACGACGTTCTTTAAATGGGGCGTTTTAGGCATTACCTGCGATATGACGTCCTTGTAGCCTGCCTCAACAGTTATTATGGTACTGGCCTCGGAATCGTTAAGTATGTGTAACATCTCCTCGGCTTTAAAGGCTGGGTTAGCCGGTACCGCGATCGCGCCTATCCGCCATATTGCGAAGTAGCTAATTATGGTTTCACACCTATTACCGGTGTAAACACAAACCCTATCCCCTTTACTTACACCTAACCTCTTTAAGCCGCCTGCAACCTTACATACCCTATCCAGTAAGTCTTTATACGTGTAGATTTCACCGCTTGAAGGGTTCACTAAGGCTGGTTTCACGCCGTAGTAGTGCACGTTAACATCTAGAAACGAGGTGAAGTTAGGCATAAGCCTCCAAACATTAACGTTAAGTTAGATCTTTAAAGGGTTTTCTTAAACATCTAGGTTGAGAATCGAGTAGTCCCGTTAACGGCTTCCTTTAAGGTCTAAATAGCTTTTTAAGGTGCAAGCCCCTCTTCCTTCCTGGTGTTACTGTTGAGTACGCTTTTCAGTAACTTAACGGTTTTAAGTCTTGAGCAAGCGTTAACAGCGCCTTACCTAACCTATAGGTTCGTCCTCGATGGGATGCGCGTTATTAGAATTGAGCATCCGGAGCTAGGGGATCCTAACCGCTTCGTAGGTGATAACGTACTAGGTGAAAGGGGGATGTGTACTTACTACCTCCCTTATAACGTAGGTAAAAAGGCTATAACGTTAAACCTAGGACTACCGGAGGGCAGAGAACTGCTGAAGGAGCTTATTAGGAAGCTTAAGGTCGACGTCTTCGTAACGAACCAGCTTCCGAGCAGGTACGTTAAGCTTGGCATCGACTACGAAACACTTCGAAGCGTTAAACCCGACATAATATGGGTCGGTATCAGTGGTTACGGTCCTGAAAACCCTGAGCCAGCCTACGATCCGACGCTTCAAGCTAGATCGGGGCTTATGGAGATAACCGGCGATCCTGGTGGTGACCCCATGGTTATAGGTGTTCCGCTATCGGATTTAGGCGCAGCCGAACATGCTTACTCTGAAGTTATGAAGGCGTTGTATAAACGCGCTTTAACCGGTGAGGGTAGCAGGATCGACGTATCGATGTTTCAAAGTAGCGTCTCCTGGCTAATAACTAAGCTACCACACGTTAAATCCTTTGGTAAGAGGATTTCGAGGACCGGTAACGTGCATGAGTTTTTCGCCCCGGTTAACGTCTATCCAACTAAGGACGGCCGTTACGTTTACGTGGCGATCGGAAACGATAGACAGTGGGAAGCTTTAACTAAGCTTCCCGGCTTCGAAACGTTAGCGAGGAAGGAGTATAGGACCAACGCGGGTAGGATAGCAGACGTTAAGAACTTAAACGTTAAAATGGTGGCCATAACTAGAACCAAGACGTTAAATGAGTTGATATCGATGTTTAATAGTGCCGGCATACCGGTGGCTAAGATTAACACGCTGGAGGAGGTATGCGAGGATCCGCTCATTCGAGACCTTATGATCCGCTCGGAGGATCCGAAAACCAAAGTAAAGTTATACTTGCCGCCGCCACCTGTGGTCTCTCCTTACCTTAAATCAGTAGGGTTCAAGCTCAGCTTCCCGCCTAGAATGGGTGAGCATAACGAGGAAATTTATGTAAACCTGCTCGGTATAAGCAAGGAGAAGTTTGAGGAGTTGAAGAGTAAAGGAGTAATCTAGGGGGTTCGGCCAGCCTCCTTTAGGTTTTGTAGCCGCTTGAAGTAATCGACGATCGCGCTAAGCTTAGAACCTACAGGGAATACTTCAGCTACGCCCATCGACTTTAAAGCTACTATATCCTTATCCGGTATAACTCCCCCTACTACAACGGGTACGTTCTTACCCTTCTCCTTGAGAAGCTTAATTACCTCCTGTGAAAGGGTCAAATGCGCCCCTGAAAGTATACTTAATCCTACCACGTCTACGTCTTCGTCGACCGCTATTGAGGCTATGCGTTCAGGTGTTTGATGCCGCCCGGTATATATAACCTCCATACCGGCCTCCCTTAACGCTGTAGCTACTACTTTAGCGCCCCTATCGTGACCGTTGAGGCCCGGCTTAGCGATTAAAACCTTAAGCCTTTTAGACATAACCATCAACCTTTAAGCAGCTAGATCCTCGGCTGTTCCGAACACCTGCCTTAAGGCTTCGGCCATCTCACCTACGGTTGCTCCGGCTTTAACTGCTCTAATCACGTAGGGCATTAGGTTTCCAGCTCCTTCCGCCGCTTTACGTAGTTCGTCTAAGACCTTTTCCACCTTAGCGTAGCCCCTACTAGCCTTATAGGCTTGGATTTCCTCGAGGCGTTTTTTCTCTACTTCAGGCCGAACCTCGAAGGTTTTTATCGGTGTTACCTCTTCAGCTACAAAGATATTTTCACCAACCCTCGCCAGCTCCCCTGTTTCTATAGCCTTTTGATATTCGTAGGCTTGCTTAGCTATTATCCGTTGGAAGTAGCGCTTCTTTATAGCCTCTACGGCGCCGCCCATGGCGTCCACCTCCTCAATGATCCTTTTAAGCTCCTTCTCCACCTCGTTGGTGAGGGCCTCTACAAAGTAGGATCCGCCGAGTGGATCTACGACGTTGGTGACACCGCTCTCATACGCTACTATCTGCTCCGTTCTTAACGCTATCTTTATCGCTTCAGGGGTGGGTATGGCGTAGGCTTCATCGTAGCACTGTATGTTCATGGCTTGAACGCCAGCTAAAGCCCCGGCTAAAGCTGATATGGTGCCCCGTACTATGTTGTTTAACGGCTCCGCCCTAGTCATTTGGGCTCCTCCGGAGCCCATGAAGATCCTCATGGTGAGGCTTTCAGGTTTTTTAGCGTTAAACCTCTCCTTCATGATCTTAGCCCATAACCTTCTAGCGGCTCTTAAACCGCATATAGCCTCGAAGAAGTCTGGGCCGCAGACCACGTTCCAAACGGATATGTTGAAGGCGAAGCTATCGATGGGTAAACCCCTCTTAAGCAGGGCCTCCACGTAGGCTATGGCGTTAGCTAGGCTGAAACCCATGGCGGTTACGAAGTTTGCACCAGCCTCTTGAATATGAAACTGACAAACAGTGATAGGTTGCCACCTAGGCATGTTTTTAACGCA
The sequence above is a segment of the Candidatus Nezhaarchaeales archaeon genome. Coding sequences within it:
- a CDS encoding class I adenylate-forming enzyme family protein, coding for MPNFTSFLDVNVHYYGVKPALVNPSSGEIYTYKDLLDRVCKVAGGLKRLGVSKGDRVCVYTGNRCETIISYFAIWRIGAIAVPANPAFKAEEMLHILNDSEASTIITVEAGYKDVISQVMPKTPHLKNVVIIEGGVKEAYSWSELMKEGKAMLKPENCSIEDLCQIQYTAGTTGFPKGAMLTHGNWMAAVEAERWALRLNEDDVYLGFYPHFHVGVSWGITALRYGATFVIMERYELNKYLKLAREYKATILSGMPPVLHALVNAPPGSEEYLKSAKRIITGGAPTPQEVWEKFVKRYPHIEVVNAYGLSETVVIGTAPAVPVGFSHLSKGYLSVGAPVGYCEVKVVDEADPSKELPPNQIGEIALRGPGVAKGYWKRPRETAEVFLPDGWFLTGDTGYLDEDGILYVTGRKKDMIIMSGWKIYPAEVENVLVKHPKVSEAAVFARYDEKRGEIPVAAVVLKPGEEATEEEIIKFCEEKLASYKIPKAVIFLDNLPKMCGWKILHRVLREKYGGFPKH
- a CDS encoding methylmalonyl-CoA mutase family protein: MLKEAEEKWYEEDVKKALTKTPERKKKFCTFSGIPLKPVYTPNDVKDLDFLKDLGFPGQYPYTRGIYPLMYRTRLFTMRQYSGFGTAEETNEMFKYLLKHGETGLSIAFDLPTQMGYDPDHPMAKGEVGKVGVSISTLRDYQILYRDIPMDKISVHIQANANAIFMMAMHIAEAENRGLPPKVLWGACQNDILKELIARGAYIYPLEPSMRLCCDVIEYCVKNMPRWQPITVCQFHIQEAGANFVTAMGFSLANAIAYVEALLKRGLPIDSFAFNISVWNVVCGPDFFEAICGLRAARRLWAKIMKERFNAKKPESLTMRIFMGSGGAQMTRAEPLNNIVRGTISALAGALAGVQAMNIQCYDEAYAIPTPEAIKIALRTEQIVAYESGVTNVVDPLGGSYFVEALTNEVEKELKRIIEEVDAMGGAVEAIKKRYFQRIIAKQAYEYQKAIETGELARVGENIFVAEEVTPIKTFEVRPEVEKKRLEEIQAYKASRGYAKVEKVLDELRKAAEGAGNLMPYVIRAVKAGATVGEMAEALRQVFGTAEDLAA
- a CDS encoding cobalamin-dependent protein (Presence of a B(12) (cobalamin)-binding domain implies dependence on cobalamin itself, in one of its several forms, or in some unusual lineages, dependence on a cobalamin-like analog.), whose protein sequence is MSKRLKVLIAKPGLNGHDRGAKVVATALREAGMEVIYTGRHQTPERIASIAVDEDVDVVGLSILSGAHLTLSQEVIKLLKEKGKNVPVVVGGVIPDKDIVALKSMGVAEVFPVGSKLSAIVDYFKRLQNLKEAGRTP
- a CDS encoding CaiB/BaiF CoA-transferase family protein, with the protein product MLLLSTLFSNLTVLSLEQALTAPYLTYRFVLDGMRVIRIEHPELGDPNRFVGDNVLGERGMCTYYLPYNVGKKAITLNLGLPEGRELLKELIRKLKVDVFVTNQLPSRYVKLGIDYETLRSVKPDIIWVGISGYGPENPEPAYDPTLQARSGLMEITGDPGGDPMVIGVPLSDLGAAEHAYSEVMKALYKRALTGEGSRIDVSMFQSSVSWLITKLPHVKSFGKRISRTGNVHEFFAPVNVYPTKDGRYVYVAIGNDRQWEALTKLPGFETLARKEYRTNAGRIADVKNLNVKMVAITRTKTLNELISMFNSAGIPVAKINTLEEVCEDPLIRDLMIRSEDPKTKVKLYLPPPPVVSPYLKSVGFKLSFPPRMGEHNEEIYVNLLGISKEKFEELKSKGVI